From Mya arenaria isolate MELC-2E11 chromosome 1, ASM2691426v1, a single genomic window includes:
- the LOC128238743 gene encoding uncharacterized protein PFA0635c-like, translating into MVIPSCVYRLLAHNEKPTETLTARDPSAKVTVFGHVRGRAKKTQFISTSASLKACKVFLKKAKAKKNRKYIIVEINLVELCKMRKDINIIDLTDNAVLNKHISANPNSPTRGYRYNVRKWATDTEEILLHVCEIPSMYMNVVIPDSHSMNSGHDCVKSDDESNSENCSSDDSDDEDDEDDLNEIDKDCNFYDLSEHDQDVMIDYQARHCGDYEPCSESDNEDNYSDYEPDYDSYNENNCSDYEPDYDSYNENNCSDYEPDYDSYNEDNCDDYEPDYDSYNENNCSDYEPDYDSYNEDNCDDYEPDYDSYNENNCSDYEQDIDSYNEDNRDDYE; encoded by the coding sequence ATGGTCATCCCATCCTGCGTGTACCGTTTGTTAGCTCATAATgaaaaaccaacagaaactcTTACGGCTCGTGATCCATCTGCAAAAGTGACGGTGTTTGGGCACGTGCGGGGAAGAgcgaaaaaaacacaatttatttccACTTCAGCCAGTCTGAAAGCTTGCAAAGTGTTCTTAAAAAAGGCAAAAGCAAAGAAAAATCGAAAGTACATTATCGTTGAAATTAACCTGGTAGAGCTGTGCAAAATGAGAAAAGACATAAATATCATTGATCTTACAGacaatgctgttttaaataagCATATTTCAGCTAATCCCAACAGTCCTACAAGAGGATATAGGTACAATGTAAGAAAATGGGCAACGGATACTGAAGAAATATTATTACATGTGTGCGAAATTCCGTCTATGTATATGAATGTAGTGATACCAGATTCACATAGTATGAATAGTGGGCATGACTGTGTCAAATCGGATGATGAAAGCAACTCTGAAAATTGCAGCTCTGATGATTcagatgatgaggatgatgaggatgatttaaatgaaatagataAAGATTGCAACTTCTATGACTTAAGTGAGCACGATCAAGATGTAATGATAGACTACCAAGCAAGGCACTGTGGCGACTATGAGCCATGCAGTGAGTCTGATAACGAGGATAATTATAGCGACTATGAGCCAGACTATGATTCCTATAACGAGAATAACTGTAGCGACTATGAGCCAGACTATGATTCCTATAACGAGAATAACTGTAGCGACTATGAGCCAGACTATGATTCCTATAACGAGGATAACTGTGACGACTATGAGCCAGACTATGATTCCTATAACGAGAATAACTGTAGCGACTATGAGCCAGACTATGATTCCTATAACGAGGATAACTGTGACGACTATGAGCCAGACTATGATTCCTATAACGAGAATAACTGTAGCGACTATGAGCAAGACATTGATTCCTATAACGAGGATAACCGTGACGACTATGAGTGA